One part of the Thermodesulfobacterium commune DSM 2178 genome encodes these proteins:
- the coaBC gene encoding bifunctional phosphopantothenoylcysteine decarboxylase/phosphopantothenate--cysteine ligase CoaBC, whose translation MVANGLKGRNILVGLTGGIAVYKVCELIRKLKNSGANVKVILSKGAEKFVTPLLFASLSGEKAYTDEDFFKPTGEILHIDLAKFPDVVIIAPATASFMAKLASGQADELLLSTLLATKTPVYIFPSMNTNMWEHPATQRNVETLKSWGYRVYEPASGALACNTTGKGRLPEVEEIFETLQAHFVKKDMLGQKVLITGGPTREYIDEVRFITNDSSGKMAFLLAKEAYYRGAEVYLIWGGKELPGIFPRINDFLGIPYPKVFSVSTTKEMLEVAKTLFPKCNLAIFAAAPCDFRPKQAFSGKIKKQEILTLDLELTEDIAKTLSSQKQPDQITIGFALETPENLEKYALLKKKEKNFDFIVANPISTLSAESSDFIVFTPKDKLEFKEVSKAYLAKVLFDLIGV comes from the coding sequence TTGGTAGCTAATGGTCTTAAAGGGAGGAATATACTTGTAGGGCTCACAGGTGGAATAGCTGTCTATAAGGTCTGTGAGCTTATAAGAAAGCTTAAAAATTCTGGAGCCAACGTTAAAGTTATCCTTTCTAAAGGTGCTGAAAAGTTTGTTACTCCTTTACTTTTTGCAAGTCTCTCTGGAGAAAAAGCTTATACTGACGAAGATTTTTTTAAACCAACAGGAGAAATTTTGCATATAGACCTTGCCAAGTTTCCTGACGTTGTAATAATAGCACCTGCTACGGCCTCTTTTATGGCTAAACTTGCCTCAGGTCAGGCAGATGAGCTTTTACTTTCTACACTTTTAGCTACCAAAACTCCTGTATACATTTTTCCTTCTATGAATACGAACATGTGGGAGCATCCTGCTACCCAGAGGAATGTAGAAACCTTAAAATCATGGGGATACAGGGTTTATGAACCTGCATCTGGGGCTCTTGCTTGCAATACCACAGGTAAAGGCAGATTACCAGAGGTAGAGGAAATCTTTGAAACCCTTCAAGCCCATTTTGTAAAAAAAGATATGTTAGGGCAAAAGGTTTTGATTACCGGTGGGCCTACCAGAGAGTACATAGACGAGGTTAGGTTTATCACCAACGATTCCTCTGGGAAAATGGCCTTTTTACTGGCTAAAGAGGCCTATTATCGGGGGGCTGAGGTATATCTTATCTGGGGTGGGAAAGAACTTCCAGGTATCTTTCCAAGGATAAACGATTTTTTGGGAATACCTTATCCTAAGGTTTTTTCAGTATCTACCACCAAAGAAATGTTAGAAGTAGCTAAAACACTTTTTCCTAAGTGTAATTTGGCAATTTTTGCAGCTGCTCCATGTGATTTTAGACCAAAACAAGCCTTCAGTGGTAAAATAAAAAAACAAGAAATCCTAACCTTAGACTTAGAGCTAACAGAAGACATAGCCAAAACTCTTTCTTCTCAAAAACAACCAGACCAGATAACGATAGGCTTTGCCTTGGAAACTCCAGAAAATTTAGAAAAATACGCCCTTCTCAAGAAAAAAGAAAAGAACTTCGATTTTATCGTAGCCAATCCCATAAGCACCTTGTCTGCCGAATCCTCTGACTTTATCGTTTTCACCCCCAAAGACAAACTTGAATTTAAAGAGGTTTCTAAGGCTTACTTAGCTAAGGTTTTGTTTGATTTAATCGGGGTGTAA
- the ahbD gene encoding heme b synthase has translation MEKTFKPRLIAWELTRSCNLDCVHCRAAASKGPYANELTTEEIFRILEEIKEVAEPIIILTGGEPLLRKDLFQIAKRCIDLGFKPVLATNGTLITKEVAQQIKETGISRVSISLDGSTPESHDNFRKVPGAFEGALKGIENLKKVGVPFQINTTITPQNLEELPKVHELAKSLGAVAHHIFLLVPVGRGKELSTGGINAEKYEEILGWFYEQRDKCNLQLKATCAPTYYRILRQRAKKEGKDVTVENFGLDAMTRGCLAGTGFCFISHVGIVQTCGYLEVPCGNLREQTFKEVWENSEVFNNLRDFSKYKGKCGRCEYIRVCGGCRARAYEATGDYLEEEPLCPYTPIKSNKTLAK, from the coding sequence ATGGAAAAAACATTTAAGCCAAGGCTTATTGCCTGGGAACTTACCAGAAGTTGTAATTTAGATTGTGTGCATTGTAGGGCAGCAGCCTCTAAAGGTCCTTATGCAAATGAACTTACCACAGAAGAGATTTTCAGAATACTTGAAGAAATAAAAGAGGTGGCAGAGCCTATCATCATCCTTACAGGCGGAGAACCTTTATTAAGAAAAGACCTTTTTCAGATAGCTAAAAGGTGTATAGATTTAGGGTTTAAACCGGTGCTTGCTACCAACGGTACTCTTATAACCAAGGAAGTAGCCCAACAAATTAAAGAAACAGGCATTTCCAGGGTTAGTATCAGCCTTGATGGAAGTACCCCGGAAAGCCATGATAATTTTAGAAAAGTTCCAGGGGCATTTGAAGGGGCTTTAAAAGGGATAGAAAACTTAAAAAAAGTGGGGGTTCCTTTCCAAATAAACACCACGATTACCCCACAAAATTTAGAAGAACTCCCTAAGGTACATGAACTTGCAAAATCCTTAGGTGCGGTGGCACATCATATCTTTTTGTTGGTCCCAGTAGGAAGAGGAAAGGAACTTTCCACAGGTGGTATTAATGCAGAGAAGTATGAAGAGATTTTAGGGTGGTTTTACGAACAAAGAGATAAGTGTAACCTTCAGCTTAAAGCTACCTGTGCCCCTACTTATTATCGAATTTTAAGACAAAGGGCTAAAAAAGAGGGAAAGGACGTAACGGTTGAAAACTTTGGACTTGATGCCATGACCAGAGGTTGTCTTGCTGGTACAGGATTTTGTTTTATTTCTCATGTAGGGATAGTACAAACTTGTGGATACTTAGAGGTGCCTTGTGGTAACCTTAGAGAACAGACGTTTAAGGAGGTTTGGGAAAATTCAGAGGTATTTAATAATCTTAGAGATTTTTCTAAGTACAAGGGAAAATGCGGAAGATGTGAATACATAAGGGTTTGTGGAGGTTGCCGTGCCAGGGCCTATGAAGCTACAGGTGATTATTTAGAAGAAGAACCCCTATGCCCTTACACCCCGATTAAATCAAACAAAACCTTAGCTAAGTAA